One Campylobacter concisus DNA segment encodes these proteins:
- the dapF gene encoding diaminopimelate epimerase, with protein MQVSKYNASGNDFVIFHTFLSKDRSELARQICSRTNGVGADGLIVLLPYEKGVKWEFYNSDGSYAAMCGNGSRAAARYAYLNDLVSSNEFVLLTGSGEVMASVKSECVEVVLTSPKILSKPLNEGGKTWYFYDTGVPHLVNFTQNLDEFDVKACRALRQKYNANVNLAKFEGGVLKVRTYERGVEDETLACGTGMAACFYGATLNLNAPQSLKVYPKSGEELGLRLEKGKILFSGAVKHCFDTSIEI; from the coding sequence ATGCAAGTCTCAAAGTACAACGCTAGCGGCAATGATTTTGTCATATTTCACACATTTTTGAGTAAAGATAGAAGTGAGCTTGCAAGGCAGATTTGCAGCCGAACAAACGGCGTGGGAGCTGACGGGCTCATCGTGCTTTTACCTTACGAAAAGGGCGTAAAATGGGAGTTTTACAACAGCGACGGAAGCTACGCGGCGATGTGTGGCAACGGCTCGCGCGCGGCTGCTAGATATGCCTATTTAAACGACCTTGTAAGTTCAAACGAATTTGTCCTGCTAACTGGCAGCGGCGAGGTGATGGCAAGCGTTAAAAGTGAGTGCGTCGAGGTCGTGCTAACAAGTCCAAAAATTTTAAGCAAACCGCTAAATGAAGGTGGCAAAACTTGGTATTTTTACGATACTGGTGTGCCTCATCTTGTAAATTTTACGCAAAATTTAGATGAATTTGACGTCAAAGCGTGCAGGGCGCTTCGTCAAAAATACAATGCAAATGTAAATTTAGCCAAATTTGAGGGCGGAGTTTTAAAGGTGAGAACCTATGAAAGGGGCGTGGAGGACGAGACGCTAGCTTGTGGCACTGGTATGGCGGCTTGCTTTTACGGTGCTACTTTAAATTTAAACGCACCGCAAAGCCTAAAAGTCTATCCAAAAAGCGGCGAGGAGCTTGGTCTTAGGCTGGAAAAAGGTAAAATTTTATTTAGCGGAGCAGTGAAACACTGCTTTGATACGAGTATTGAAATTTAG
- a CDS encoding DNA alkylation repair protein translates to MKSYILNLEKEFSLIENGFKEQESRALADYKAKGAEQCKELALLAYSSKLYQVRMYAVFLFGHLSDREEILTFMRDQVSKDENWRVQEILAKAFDEFCKKVGYEQALFVIDEWLKNGNANAKRAVSEGLRIWTSRPYFKDNPDEAIWRLSSLKDDASEYLRKSVGNALKDISKKFPNLVKAELESWNLQSKETLQTYKFASKFIKK, encoded by the coding sequence TTGAAGAGCTATATCTTAAATTTAGAAAAAGAGTTTTCTTTGATAGAAAATGGCTTCAAAGAGCAAGAAAGTAGGGCTTTGGCTGACTATAAAGCAAAGGGAGCTGAGCAGTGCAAAGAGCTTGCACTCCTAGCATACAGCTCAAAACTCTATCAAGTGCGGATGTATGCGGTTTTTCTCTTTGGACACCTTTCGGATCGTGAAGAAATTTTGACGTTTATGAGAGATCAGGTTTCAAAAGATGAAAACTGGCGAGTTCAAGAAATTTTGGCAAAGGCGTTTGACGAGTTTTGTAAAAAAGTTGGCTACGAGCAGGCACTTTTTGTCATCGATGAGTGGCTAAAAAATGGCAACGCAAATGCAAAAAGAGCTGTAAGCGAGGGGCTTAGGATATGGACTAGTAGGCCTTATTTTAAAGATAACCCAGATGAGGCCATTTGGCGGCTTTCTAGCCTAAAAGACGATGCGAGCGAGTATCTTAGAAAATCAGTTGGCAATGCCCTAAAAGATATAAGCAAGAAATTTCCAAATTTAGTAAAAGCCGAGCTTGAAAGCTGGAATTTGCAAAGCAAAGAGACCCTGCAAACATATAAATTTGCTAGTAAATTTATCAAGAAATAG
- the coaE gene encoding dephospho-CoA kinase (Dephospho-CoA kinase (CoaE) performs the final step in coenzyme A biosynthesis.), translated as MQKFPNAYVITGSIASGKSTVVNLLKERGFSVIDADVIAHEQLEICKGEIVREFGEQILDEAGKIDRKKLGAIVFREPKKLKNLERILHLKIKAEILSKASQIERLERVYFIDIPLFFEKKERYAEFKNVAVIYAPKELLLSRLMSRNALSLEDAKARVELQIDIEQKREMANYLIDNSGDRENLELELEKFLRQICAIS; from the coding sequence TTGCAGAAATTTCCAAATGCCTACGTCATCACAGGCTCGATCGCCAGCGGCAAAAGCACGGTTGTAAATTTACTAAAAGAGCGAGGTTTTAGCGTGATCGACGCAGACGTGATCGCACACGAGCAGCTTGAAATTTGCAAAGGCGAGATCGTTAGAGAATTTGGCGAGCAAATTTTAGATGAGGCTGGTAAGATAGATCGCAAAAAACTGGGTGCGATCGTCTTTCGTGAGCCAAAAAAGCTTAAAAATTTAGAGCGAATTTTGCACCTAAAGATAAAAGCTGAAATTTTATCAAAGGCCTCGCAGATTGAGCGCTTAGAGCGGGTTTATTTTATAGATATTCCGCTATTTTTTGAAAAAAAGGAGCGTTACGCTGAGTTTAAAAATGTAGCCGTGATTTACGCGCCAAAAGAGCTTTTACTAAGCCGTCTAATGAGCCGAAACGCTCTAAGCTTAGAGGATGCAAAAGCTAGAGTAGAGCTTCAGATAGATATAGAGCAAAAGAGAGAAATGGCAAATTATCTTATCGATAATAGTGGTGACAGGGAGAATTTAGAGCTGGAGCTAGAGAAATTTCTAAGGCAAATTTGCGCTATTTCTTGA
- a CDS encoding HD domain-containing protein, with translation MISAKLIEHIFKAASISRWNDYPKMTNLVELDKQAHKFIIAYFIAKQEQNADMNYIIEAGIFEFLSRVVVTDIRPDVFHHIQKTKKEQINSWVLSNLETLISDIEGGEFLERFKNHYKNDKTHEKERLILKAASYLATRWEFSIVYQTSQFLSDIDELKAKVEEEMEDYYELIGVRKIAMNQKLARLVDLSGRLRFQKRWAQTPRIPETAVLGHMLVVAILSYFYSLKAKACKKRLENNFFCALFHDLPESLTRDIISPVKYGVKGLNEIISEYEMRLIDERILPFVPEKIRDEFSYILGIRKDGEKFIKDEFENRTFERKIICHEGTMENVNEDKFNPIDGKALKYCDKLSAYIEAGISISYGVKSKELTDGFNNMYKFFSEKPKIDGVDFLEICDDFNEHFGLERPPLR, from the coding sequence ATGATAAGTGCTAAGCTTATAGAACATATCTTTAAAGCAGCATCTATATCACGTTGGAACGACTATCCAAAGATGACAAATTTAGTCGAGCTTGACAAGCAGGCTCATAAATTTATCATCGCTTATTTCATAGCAAAACAAGAGCAAAACGCCGATATGAACTACATCATCGAGGCTGGAATTTTTGAGTTTTTAAGCAGGGTCGTAGTCACAGACATACGACCAGACGTCTTTCACCACATTCAAAAGACAAAAAAAGAGCAGATAAATAGCTGGGTTTTAAGCAACCTTGAGACACTCATCTCAGATATCGAGGGTGGCGAGTTTTTAGAGAGATTTAAAAACCACTATAAAAACGATAAAACTCACGAAAAAGAGCGCCTCATCTTAAAAGCAGCCAGCTATCTTGCCACGAGGTGGGAATTTTCTATCGTCTATCAAACTAGCCAGTTTTTAAGCGATATCGACGAGCTTAAGGCGAAGGTTGAGGAGGAGATGGAGGATTATTACGAGTTAATTGGCGTTAGAAAGATCGCTATGAATCAAAAATTAGCCCGTCTTGTTGATCTAAGTGGCAGGCTAAGGTTTCAAAAGCGCTGGGCACAAACGCCTCGTATCCCTGAAACTGCGGTCTTAGGACATATGCTAGTTGTTGCGATACTTAGCTACTTTTACTCACTCAAAGCAAAAGCTTGTAAAAAACGCCTAGAAAATAACTTCTTTTGTGCCCTTTTTCACGACCTACCAGAGAGCCTTACAAGGGATATCATAAGCCCTGTAAAATACGGCGTAAAGGGGCTAAATGAGATCATCAGCGAGTATGAGATGAGGCTTATTGATGAGAGGATTTTGCCATTTGTGCCTGAAAAGATCAGAGATGAGTTTAGCTACATCCTTGGTATCAGAAAAGATGGCGAGAAATTTATCAAAGATGAGTTTGAAAATAGGACATTCGAGCGCAAGATCATCTGCCACGAAGGGACTATGGAGAACGTAAATGAGGATAAATTTAACCCAATAGACGGCAAAGCGCTAAAATACTGCGATAAGCTCTCAGCATACATCGAAGCCGGAATTTCCATAAGCTATGGTGTCAAGTCAAAAGAGCTAACTGATGGCTTTAATAATATGTATAAATTTTTTAGCGAAAAACCTAAGATCGACGGAGTGGATTTTTTAGAAATTTGCGATGATTTTAATGAGCATTTTGGTTTAGAAAGACCCCCTCTCAGATGA
- a CDS encoding RDD family protein: MAKQKAKIAPIWARVKASIIDLFIIGMPIFYATTYLLLDGKEAFLHNQLAIFGVNSLISFIMCLFFSIKAQTPGYKAQEIYLINLQTGKKLSLLHAILRQICFAFAGFSIIGLCLCFFRKDRLNLHDIITHSAAVQKAA, encoded by the coding sequence TTGGCAAAGCAAAAGGCAAAAATCGCACCGATCTGGGCTAGAGTAAAGGCCTCTATCATCGATCTTTTTATCATCGGCATGCCGATATTTTACGCCACGACCTATCTTTTGCTTGACGGCAAAGAGGCGTTTTTACACAACCAGCTTGCGATCTTTGGCGTAAATAGCCTCATTTCATTTATAATGTGTCTATTTTTTAGCATAAAGGCGCAAACTCCAGGCTACAAAGCGCAAGAAATTTATCTCATAAATTTACAAACTGGCAAAAAACTAAGCCTTCTTCACGCGATCTTGCGTCAAATTTGCTTTGCATTTGCTGGCTTTAGCATCATCGGACTTTGCCTTTGTTTTTTCAGAAAAGACAGACTAAATTTGCACGACATCATAACCCACTCAGCCGCCGTGCAAAAAGCAGCTTAA
- the rplT gene encoding 50S ribosomal protein L20, whose amino-acid sequence MARVKTGVVRRRRHKKVLKLARGFFSARHKHFRKAKEQLERSLVYAYRDRRQKKRDFRRLWIVRINAACRLNDISYSRFINGLNKANIELDRKILADLAMNDAKAFAALAKQAKDALK is encoded by the coding sequence ATGGCAAGAGTAAAAACAGGCGTAGTTAGAAGAAGACGCCATAAGAAAGTTTTAAAGCTAGCACGTGGCTTTTTCAGTGCTAGACATAAACACTTTAGAAAAGCTAAAGAGCAACTAGAGAGAAGTTTAGTTTACGCATACCGCGACAGACGCCAGAAAAAACGTGATTTCAGACGTTTATGGATCGTTCGTATCAACGCAGCTTGCAGACTAAACGACATTAGCTATTCAAGATTTATCAACGGCTTAAACAAAGCTAACATAGAACTTGATAGAAAAATTTTAGCTGATCTAGCTATGAATGACGCGAAGGCATTTGCGGCACTTGCAAAACAAGCAAAAGATGCTTTGAAATAA
- the purM gene encoding phosphoribosylformylglycinamidine cyclo-ligase — MISYKDAGVDIDAGNSFVEAIKPFVKSTQTPNVIGGIGSFSGAVRLPSGYKNPAILGATDGVGTKLRLAIDAKKFEGVGEDLVAMCVNDLICNFATPLFFLDYYATAKLEIESAKEVVKSIANGCKKAQCALIGGETAEMPSMYEKGDFDLAGFAVGIAEADEIDRSKFVKSGEVLVALPSSGLHSNGFSLARKVVSELGLKFDEKVGDRALIDVLLEPTRIYVSDFLSLKDKITAMAHITGGGIVENLPRVFPAGLGAKVQKSAIKTPEIFKILAQKVEDSEMMRTFNMGVGMILVVPKENVDAVLANSDGYVIGEVIGGKGVELV; from the coding sequence ATGATAAGTTATAAAGATGCCGGAGTTGATATAGATGCTGGAAATAGCTTTGTTGAGGCGATCAAGCCTTTCGTAAAATCTACGCAAACACCAAACGTCATAGGCGGCATCGGATCATTTTCAGGTGCGGTCAGACTGCCAAGCGGATATAAAAATCCAGCCATTTTAGGTGCCACAGACGGCGTTGGCACGAAGCTTCGTCTAGCTATCGACGCTAAGAAATTTGAGGGCGTTGGCGAGGATCTAGTCGCTATGTGCGTAAATGACCTCATCTGCAACTTCGCCACACCACTCTTTTTCCTCGACTACTATGCGACTGCAAAGCTTGAGATAGAAAGCGCTAAAGAGGTGGTGAAAAGCATCGCAAATGGCTGCAAAAAGGCGCAGTGCGCGCTAATCGGTGGTGAGACAGCCGAGATGCCGTCGATGTATGAAAAGGGCGACTTTGACCTTGCTGGATTTGCCGTGGGTATAGCCGAGGCTGATGAGATCGATAGAAGCAAATTTGTAAAATCTGGTGAAGTTTTAGTCGCACTTCCTAGCAGCGGCCTACACTCGAATGGCTTTTCATTGGCAAGAAAAGTAGTAAGCGAGCTTGGACTAAAATTTGACGAAAAAGTGGGCGATAGAGCGCTCATCGACGTGCTTCTTGAGCCAACTAGAATTTACGTGAGCGACTTTTTAAGCTTAAAAGATAAGATCACAGCAATGGCGCATATAACTGGTGGCGGCATAGTTGAAAACCTGCCTCGCGTCTTTCCTGCTGGGCTTGGTGCGAAGGTGCAAAAAAGCGCTATAAAAACGCCTGAAATTTTTAAAATCCTCGCGCAAAAAGTAGAAGATAGCGAGATGATGAGGACATTTAATATGGGCGTTGGCATGATCCTTGTTGTGCCTAAAGAAAACGTTGATGCAGTCCTAGCAAATAGCGATGGCTACGTGATCGGCGAAGTGATAGGCGGCAAGGGCGTAGAGCTAGTTTGA
- the rpmI gene encoding 50S ribosomal protein L35: protein MPKMKTVRGAAKRFKVGKNKIKRGSAFRSHILTKKPSKRMRDLRGPQYVDSTNVPAVRKMLGV from the coding sequence ATGCCAAAGATGAAAACCGTTCGCGGTGCTGCTAAGCGCTTTAAAGTAGGTAAAAATAAGATAAAAAGAGGCTCTGCTTTCAGAAGCCATATCTTAACAAAAAAACCTAGTAAGCGTATGAGAGATTTGCGTGGCCCACAATACGTGGATAGCACAAATGTCCCAGCCGTTCGCAAAATGCTCGGCGTATAA
- the queF gene encoding preQ(1) synthase, translating to MSEELDIEMKYGEKILKEFDVESDLEVWENKQTRDYVIKITLPEFCCLCPRSGYPDFATIYLEYIPNKLVVELKAIKLYINSFMNRNISHEDSINEIYSVLEKKLEPKFMKIVGDFNPRGNVHTVIEISSDLVVKKPAEEKEFTPRTRERSSFGDKPRERRSTSDRGSSRVSSRAGGSRGGRDDKFKKDDKPRRSSNKEGFRKISYADDKKPKVVKKDK from the coding sequence ATGAGCGAAGAGCTAGATATAGAGATGAAATATGGCGAGAAAATTTTGAAAGAATTTGACGTAGAGAGTGACCTTGAGGTCTGGGAAAATAAGCAAACAAGGGACTATGTCATAAAGATCACTCTGCCTGAGTTTTGCTGCCTTTGCCCTCGCTCTGGTTATCCTGACTTTGCGACCATATACCTTGAGTATATCCCAAACAAGCTAGTTGTTGAGCTAAAAGCGATAAAGCTTTATATAAATAGCTTTATGAACCGCAACATCAGCCACGAAGATAGTATAAATGAAATTTACTCTGTTTTAGAGAAAAAGCTTGAGCCAAAATTTATGAAGATAGTTGGCGACTTTAACCCACGTGGAAATGTCCATACGGTTATCGAGATTAGCTCTGATCTAGTCGTAAAAAAGCCAGCAGAAGAGAAAGAATTTACTCCAAGAACTAGAGAAAGAAGTAGCTTTGGTGATAAGCCACGTGAAAGACGTAGCACGAGTGATCGTGGCAGTAGCAGGGTCAGCAGTAGGGCTGGTGGCAGCAGAGGTGGCAGAGATGATAAATTTAAAAAAGATGACAAGCCAAGAAGAAGCTCAAACAAAGAGGGCTTTAGAAAGATAAGCTACGCCGATGATAAGAAGCCAAAAGTAGTCAAAAAGGATAAATAA
- the gyrB gene encoding DNA topoisomerase (ATP-hydrolyzing) subunit B — protein sequence MENNYGAENIKVLKGLEAVRKRPGMYIGDTNISGLHHMIYEVVDNSIDEAMAGYCDTIDVELTRDGSAIISDNGRGIPVDMHPTEKISAATVVLTVLHAGGKFDKDTYKVSGGLHGVGVSVVNALSKKLIVNIKRDGKLHRQEFSKGIPQSDLEVIKTTNRTGTQVEFWPDDSIFEVTEFDDEILTKRFRELAYLNPKITINFKDQRNGRSESFHFEGGLESFVTDMNKANAVSKAVSFSGGEDDVMVDFALLYNDTYSENLLSFVNNIKTPDGGTHEAGFRAGLTRVITNYVQANAAAREKDTKITGEDIREGLIAVVSVKVPEPQFEGQTKGKLGSSYVKPIVQKMVFDVLTKYFEENPIEARAIMEKALMAARGREAAKKARDLTRKKESMSVGTLPGKLADCQSKDPIISELYLVEGDSAGGSAKQGRDRVFQAILPLKGKILNVEKARLDKILKSDEIKNMITALGCGIGDEFDAEKLRYHKIIIMTDADVDGSHIQTLLLTFFFRFLNKVVENGHIYLAQPPLYRYKKGKKEIYLKDEKALNEFLIETGIEGVDIEGIGSADLIDFLKIVAAYRSVLKELEKRFNVLSAIRYMIENPDIVSKSYNEIFEILRDFLKAEGHNILNHYVSEDEIRIYVQTESGLEELVVNENLFTNPLYEEALYISQKIKERGLDLHSDVIDVLDEVEKNAKKGAYIQRYKGLGEMNPEQLWETTMNPENRRLLKIDINDAISASDTFNLFMGDEVEPRRNYIQDHAKDVKHLDI from the coding sequence ATGGAAAATAATTACGGCGCAGAAAATATTAAAGTACTAAAAGGGCTTGAGGCGGTCAGGAAGCGCCCAGGCATGTATATAGGCGATACTAACATAAGCGGTCTTCACCATATGATCTACGAAGTCGTTGATAACTCTATCGACGAAGCGATGGCAGGATACTGCGATACGATAGATGTTGAGCTTACACGTGATGGCTCAGCGATCATTAGTGATAATGGTCGTGGTATCCCAGTAGATATGCACCCGACTGAGAAAATTTCAGCTGCGACTGTTGTTCTAACTGTGCTTCACGCTGGTGGTAAATTTGACAAGGACACTTATAAAGTCTCTGGTGGTCTTCACGGCGTTGGTGTATCTGTCGTAAATGCTCTTTCTAAAAAGCTAATCGTAAATATCAAACGTGATGGCAAGCTTCATAGACAAGAATTTTCAAAAGGTATCCCACAAAGCGACCTTGAAGTGATAAAAACTACAAATCGCACAGGCACGCAAGTCGAGTTTTGGCCAGATGATAGCATATTTGAAGTGACTGAATTTGACGATGAAATTTTAACAAAAAGATTTCGTGAGCTAGCCTATCTAAACCCAAAGATAACTATAAATTTTAAAGATCAAAGAAATGGCAGAAGCGAGAGCTTTCATTTTGAGGGCGGACTTGAGAGCTTTGTAACTGATATGAACAAGGCAAATGCTGTCAGCAAAGCGGTCTCATTTAGCGGCGGCGAAGATGATGTTATGGTTGATTTTGCCCTGCTTTACAACGACACTTATAGTGAAAATTTACTAAGCTTTGTAAATAACATCAAAACTCCAGATGGCGGTACGCACGAAGCTGGCTTTAGAGCGGGCCTTACAAGAGTTATCACAAACTATGTTCAAGCAAATGCTGCTGCACGTGAAAAAGATACAAAGATAACTGGTGAAGATATCCGCGAGGGACTTATCGCAGTTGTGAGCGTAAAAGTGCCAGAGCCGCAGTTTGAGGGACAAACAAAGGGCAAACTAGGTTCAAGCTACGTAAAACCTATCGTTCAAAAGATGGTTTTTGACGTGCTTACAAAGTATTTTGAAGAAAACCCTATCGAAGCAAGAGCGATAATGGAAAAAGCCCTAATGGCAGCTCGTGGTAGAGAAGCGGCTAAAAAAGCTAGGGATCTAACTCGCAAAAAAGAGAGCATGAGCGTAGGCACACTCCCTGGCAAACTAGCTGACTGCCAGAGTAAAGATCCAATAATTAGCGAGCTATACCTAGTGGAGGGCGACTCTGCGGGCGGTTCTGCAAAGCAGGGTCGCGATAGAGTTTTCCAAGCGATATTGCCGCTTAAGGGTAAAATTCTAAACGTTGAAAAGGCAAGACTGGATAAAATTTTAAAGTCTGATGAGATAAAAAATATGATAACAGCTCTAGGCTGCGGTATCGGAGATGAATTTGACGCTGAGAAGCTTAGATATCATAAGATCATCATCATGACCGATGCCGACGTCGATGGTAGCCACATTCAGACACTGCTTTTAACCTTCTTCTTTAGATTTTTAAATAAAGTTGTAGAAAACGGCCACATCTACCTAGCTCAGCCGCCACTTTACCGCTATAAAAAAGGTAAAAAAGAAATTTATCTAAAAGATGAAAAGGCACTAAATGAATTTCTTATCGAAACTGGTATCGAGGGCGTTGATATAGAGGGTATCGGCAGTGCGGATCTCATCGACTTCTTAAAGATCGTTGCAGCTTATAGAAGCGTCTTAAAAGAGCTTGAAAAACGCTTTAACGTCCTTTCAGCGATCCGCTATATGATAGAAAATCCAGATATCGTATCAAAAAGCTACAATGAAATTTTTGAAATTTTGAGGGATTTCTTAAAAGCTGAGGGTCATAACATCTTAAATCACTACGTTAGCGAAGATGAGATTAGAATTTATGTGCAAACAGAGAGCGGCTTAGAAGAGCTTGTGGTAAATGAAAATTTATTTACAAACCCACTCTATGAAGAGGCACTTTACATCAGCCAAAAGATAAAAGAGCGTGGCCTAGACTTGCATAGTGACGTTATAGACGTACTTGATGAAGTAGAGAAAAATGCGAAAAAAGGTGCATATATCCAGCGCTACAAAGGTCTTGGTGAGATGAACCCTGAGCAGCTTTGGGAGACTACGATGAACCCTGAGAATAGAAGACTTTTAAAGATCGATATAAACGACGCTATAAGTGCTTCTGACACGTTTAATCTCTTCATGGGCGATGAGGTTGAGCCAAGAAGAAACTACATCCAAGACCACGCAAAAGACGTTAAACACTTGGATATTTAA
- the dnaN gene encoding DNA polymerase III subunit beta produces the protein MKVLINKNMLESIVTNTNPYLEKRDLSAITSHIYISAKDGVLNIKATDHEIGLAYKLSNAKIVDEGYATANGKKLLDIIKSLKDEEVTLETVNNYLYIKQKNSKYKLPMYKFEDFPEFPTIEGKAKFNIDAIMLGRSLKKILPCIDSNNPKFELNGALLDIKQNYINIVGTDTKRLAVFKFANEASNEFSLIIPKKAINEIQKLFFDKIEIYYDENVLIAQSQNFEFFTKLINGKFPDYERVIPKDIAIRFELSRDKMVEGIKTISMLSDQMKITFSKESITFESIIEDNSEAKTMIEFQTGLEEDISINVKNRNLIDFLQSIEDEKFEFGFKDKNLPFVVSSKELLTVISPLNI, from the coding sequence ATGAAGGTTTTAATAAACAAAAACATGCTTGAGAGCATAGTAACAAACACTAATCCATATCTCGAAAAAAGAGATCTTAGTGCTATCACTTCTCACATCTACATTTCAGCAAAAGATGGAGTTTTAAACATAAAAGCGACTGATCACGAGATAGGACTAGCATATAAACTAAGCAACGCAAAGATCGTTGATGAGGGCTATGCAACAGCAAATGGCAAAAAGCTACTTGACATCATCAAAAGCCTAAAAGATGAAGAGGTAACGCTTGAAACTGTTAATAACTATCTTTACATCAAACAAAAAAACTCAAAATACAAACTTCCTATGTATAAATTTGAAGATTTCCCAGAGTTTCCAACGATAGAAGGCAAGGCTAAATTTAACATAGACGCCATAATGCTAGGCAGAAGCTTAAAGAAAATTTTGCCATGCATTGATAGTAACAACCCTAAATTTGAGCTAAACGGCGCTTTACTAGATATAAAACAAAACTATATAAATATAGTAGGCACCGATACAAAAAGGCTAGCTGTATTTAAATTTGCAAATGAAGCGAGCAATGAATTTTCACTGATCATCCCTAAAAAGGCGATAAATGAAATTCAAAAGCTATTTTTTGACAAGATAGAAATTTACTATGATGAAAACGTCCTCATCGCTCAAAGCCAAAATTTTGAGTTTTTCACAAAGCTGATAAATGGCAAATTCCCTGATTATGAGCGCGTTATACCAAAGGATATTGCTATAAGATTTGAGCTAAGCAGAGATAAGATGGTTGAGGGTATCAAGACTATATCGATGCTAAGCGATCAGATGAAGATAACTTTTTCAAAAGAGAGCATCACATTTGAGAGCATAATAGAGGACAACTCTGAAGCCAAAACGATGATAGAGTTTCAAACTGGACTTGAAGAAGATATCAGCATAAATGTCAAAAATAGAAATTTAATAGACTTCTTACAAAGCATAGAAGATGAGAAATTTGAGTTTGGATTTAAAGATAAAAATTTACCTTTCGTTGTTAGCTCAAAAGAGCTTTTAACGGTTATAAGTCCATTAAATATATAA
- a CDS encoding bifunctional hydroxymethylpyrimidine kinase/phosphomethylpyrimidine kinase: MSGTGCTFLASLACYLAKGKSLEEAIGLSKEYICSIIKESIDTKLGKNRLLWHGAK, translated from the coding sequence ATGAGTGGGACTGGTTGCACTTTCTTGGCGTCGCTTGCTTGTTACCTTGCAAAGGGTAAGAGCCTAGAGGAGGCTATAGGGCTTTCAAAAGAGTATATCTGCTCCATTATAAAAGAGAGTATCGACACAAAGCTAGGCAAAAACCGCCTTCTTTGGCACGGAGCGAAGTAA